A single region of the Montipora capricornis isolate CH-2021 chromosome 13, ASM3666992v2, whole genome shotgun sequence genome encodes:
- the LOC138030084 gene encoding uncharacterized protein translates to MGLSVLQNGKIPIFLSEKQLQDLVDDSLEHSPCIVNLRNGLRKVGVLQLMTKLPVFLYLFRPSDTRLNVRNLVHLLEPKFAEEGSNTKRYQKEAYAAFYRYVKEVASGRRVTGSTTLTLNYILQFVCGADEEPVLGFSISPQIKFVSSSGCFLPSSNTCTNTLHLPSPTSTISLPSDDILFNLYDYAFGSTYFEII, encoded by the coding sequence ATGGGATTAAGTGTTCTACAGAATGGGAAAATTCCCATCTTTTTGTCAGAGAAACAACTTCAAGACCTTGTTGATGACTCATTGGAGCATTCACCCTGCATTGTCAACCTACGAAATGGTTTGCGTAAAGTTGGAGTCCTGCAATTGATGACAAAGCTTCCTGTGTTTCTATACCTTTTTAGGCCCTCTGACACCAGACTCAATGTGAGGAATCTTGTACATCTGTTAGAACCAAAGTTTGCAGAGGAGGGTTCCAAcactaagaggtaccaaaaagAAGCATATGCTGCATTTTACAGATATGTAAAAGAAGTTGCTTCTGGGAGAAGGGTTACTGGATCCACCACCCTAACCCTTAATTACATTTTACAATTTGTTTGTGGAGCAGATGAGGAACCAGTTTTGGGGTTTTCCATTTCCCCTCAAATAAAGTTTGTATCAAGCAGTGGGTGCTTCCTACCTTCTTCAAACACCTGCACTAATACATTGCATCTCCCATCTCCAACCAGCACAATCAGTCTTCCTTCAGATGACATACTCTTTAATTTGTATGACTATGCTTTTGGTAGCACATACTTTGAAATTATTTAG